From the genome of Hymenobacter cellulosilyticus, one region includes:
- a CDS encoding 4-alpha-glucanotransferase, whose amino-acid sequence MILRFTLPFHTTWGQRLVVCGSEPSLGSWNLAQALNLHYSPASGIWSHEISLPDDQAGTVEYKYILLDERTGNEDWEWGANRRVEYDGRQFSRIVQEDYWRAAAQPENELHTAAFTQALMRRPARPASKAAAATKPAARLADSVVRFQLVAPRVDSDHLLCVLGSDPALGAWDARKAVLLSDTSYPTWTADVALEHPERTTQYKYGIWDPREKKILHLEAGDDRVISPSADRKTLRVRADEGFRYPTGHWRGAGVALPVFALRSRRGLGVGEFPDLKLLIDWAASTGLKMVQILPINDTTATHTWVDSYPYAAISVFALHPQYLNLDEIAEFREAADRQELEKLRDEFNELDFVDYEPVMKAKWQFIKTLYQQEKAAFLADPEFQAFREEQKSWLVPYAAFSALRDRFHTADFSQWPAEFQTPQNLDELTAETQPDFDEFGLHFFTQFHLDKQLREAVEYARQSGVVMKGDLPIGIYRHSADAWTQPELYHMDQQAGAPPDDFSTTGQNWRFPTYNWERMAEDGYLWWKQRMSHLARYFDALRIDHILGFFRIWEMPGHSVEGLLGHFSPALPLHRHEIEQRLGWFDHGRLCEPYIRWHILTDIFKEQAEAVKNEFLDEASFGVFHLKETVRTQRQIEALFEQKLAADPHNSEHYVWLRTSLYKLVNEVLFVPAEQADFYHPRITLPKTYSFRELDEPSRHRLHDLYNDFFYRRHEEFWRDQGMVKLPAVRYATNMLICGEDLGMVPESVPGVMKALGILGLNIQRMPSDPSVEFGHPNAAPYLSVVSPGSHDMSTVRGWWEEDPIRTQRFFENTLGHWGEAAPYYCEPWVAREITAQHLHSPAMWAVFPLQDLLAMDADLRRANPLDEQINVPSNPTHFWKYRLHLNLEDLVQEVGFNHEVQQLVIKSHRLQVY is encoded by the coding sequence ATGATTCTTCGTTTTACCCTGCCCTTCCACACTACCTGGGGCCAGCGGCTGGTAGTATGCGGCTCCGAACCCAGCCTGGGTTCCTGGAACCTGGCCCAGGCCCTGAACCTGCATTACAGCCCGGCTTCCGGCATCTGGAGCCACGAAATCAGCCTGCCCGACGACCAGGCCGGCACGGTAGAGTACAAGTACATTCTGCTGGACGAGCGCACCGGCAACGAAGACTGGGAGTGGGGTGCCAACCGCCGGGTAGAGTACGACGGCCGGCAGTTTAGCCGCATCGTGCAGGAAGACTACTGGCGGGCCGCGGCCCAGCCCGAAAATGAACTGCACACCGCCGCCTTTACCCAGGCCCTGATGCGCCGCCCGGCCCGGCCTGCCAGTAAAGCCGCCGCGGCCACCAAGCCCGCCGCCCGCTTGGCCGATTCCGTTGTGCGCTTCCAGCTGGTAGCGCCCCGCGTCGATTCCGACCATCTGCTCTGCGTGCTCGGCTCCGACCCGGCCCTGGGCGCCTGGGATGCCCGCAAGGCCGTTCTGCTTTCCGACACCAGCTACCCGACCTGGACTGCGGATGTGGCTCTGGAACACCCCGAGCGCACCACGCAGTATAAGTATGGCATCTGGGACCCGCGGGAAAAGAAAATCTTGCACCTGGAAGCCGGCGACGACCGGGTGATTTCGCCCTCGGCCGACCGCAAAACGCTGCGAGTGCGGGCCGATGAAGGCTTCCGCTACCCTACCGGCCATTGGCGCGGGGCGGGCGTAGCCCTGCCCGTGTTTGCCCTGCGCAGCCGCCGCGGCCTGGGCGTGGGCGAGTTCCCCGATTTGAAGCTGCTCATCGACTGGGCGGCCAGCACCGGCCTGAAGATGGTGCAGATTCTGCCCATCAATGACACTACGGCTACGCACACCTGGGTTGATTCCTACCCCTACGCGGCCATTTCGGTGTTTGCCCTGCACCCGCAGTACCTGAACCTGGATGAAATTGCCGAGTTCCGGGAAGCTGCCGACCGTCAGGAGCTCGAGAAGCTGCGCGACGAGTTCAACGAGCTCGACTTCGTGGACTACGAGCCGGTAATGAAGGCCAAGTGGCAGTTTATCAAGACGCTGTACCAGCAGGAGAAAGCCGCCTTCCTGGCCGACCCCGAGTTTCAGGCTTTCCGCGAGGAGCAGAAAAGCTGGCTAGTGCCCTACGCGGCCTTCTCCGCGCTCCGGGACCGGTTCCACACCGCCGACTTCTCGCAGTGGCCCGCCGAGTTTCAAACGCCCCAGAATCTGGATGAGCTGACGGCCGAAACCCAGCCCGACTTCGACGAGTTTGGCCTGCACTTCTTTACTCAGTTCCACCTCGATAAGCAGTTGCGTGAGGCCGTGGAGTATGCCCGCCAGAGCGGCGTAGTGATGAAAGGCGACCTGCCTATCGGTATTTACCGCCACTCGGCCGACGCCTGGACCCAGCCCGAGCTCTACCACATGGACCAGCAGGCCGGCGCTCCGCCGGACGACTTCTCGACCACCGGCCAGAACTGGCGCTTTCCGACCTACAACTGGGAACGGATGGCTGAGGATGGCTACCTGTGGTGGAAGCAGCGCATGAGTCACCTGGCCCGCTACTTCGACGCGCTGCGCATCGACCATATTCTGGGCTTTTTCCGCATCTGGGAAATGCCTGGTCACTCTGTGGAAGGCTTGCTGGGTCACTTCTCCCCTGCTCTGCCCCTGCACCGCCACGAAATCGAGCAGCGCCTGGGCTGGTTCGACCACGGCCGCCTGTGTGAGCCCTACATCCGCTGGCACATCCTGACCGACATCTTCAAGGAGCAGGCCGAGGCGGTGAAAAACGAATTCCTGGACGAGGCCAGCTTCGGCGTGTTTCACCTGAAGGAGACGGTGCGCACCCAGCGCCAGATTGAGGCTTTGTTTGAGCAGAAGCTGGCCGCCGACCCACACAATTCAGAGCACTACGTGTGGCTGCGCACCAGCCTCTACAAGCTGGTCAACGAGGTACTGTTTGTGCCCGCCGAGCAGGCCGACTTCTACCACCCGCGCATCACGCTGCCCAAAACCTACTCGTTTCGGGAGTTGGATGAGCCGAGCCGTCACCGCCTCCACGACCTCTACAACGACTTTTTCTACCGTCGGCATGAGGAGTTCTGGCGCGACCAGGGCATGGTGAAGCTGCCGGCTGTGCGCTACGCCACCAACATGCTCATCTGCGGCGAAGACCTGGGCATGGTGCCCGAGTCGGTGCCGGGCGTGATGAAGGCGCTGGGTATTCTGGGCCTCAACATCCAGCGCATGCCCTCCGACCCTAGCGTAGAGTTTGGCCACCCCAACGCGGCGCCCTACCTGTCGGTGGTAAGCCCCGGTTCCCACGATATGAGCACCGTGCGCGGCTGGTGGGAAGAAGACCCTATCCGGACCCAGCGCTTCTTCGAAAACACCCTGGGCCACTGGGGCGAGGCAGCTCCGTACTACTGTGAGCCCTGGGTGGCCCGCGAAATTACGGCTCAGCACCTGCACTCCCCGGCCATGTGGGCCGTGTTTCCGCTGCAGGATTTGCTGGCCATGGATGCCGATCTGCGCCGCGCCAACCCGCTCGACGAGCAGATCAACGTACCCAGCAACCCGACCCACTTCTGGAAGTATCGCCTCCACCTCAACCTGGAAGATCTGGTGCAGGAAGTGGGCTTCAACCACGAGGTTCAGCAGCTGGTTATCAAGAGCCACCGCCTGCAGGTATACTAA
- a CDS encoding T9SS type A sorting domain-containing protein, giving the protein MTAADNDRCGYLVHNSDSESGGVDISYGFLKPASWVSPLGAPFSPDYRLFIRLQPGEKLSYGVQRANDVNFTTSNYKDLVLTLRYGTGEGTIVKQNTLTRNATTSYLLNTNQPGVIDDYAQAAAGPLPAAGGYDPLTYTNNTGTAQDFFIEFTQVGEFTDAGSQPGFNDLRTKNTAFTNGATATGNRIFSTYNLWDFTVTGTDNQVKNGRLFSKAWSFSSLAPANLLSSKFTLYPLVESRATANSYYVKAIELAGLRPYAFFFVTNEFGSTAATGRTTVADRRKSQVNNTAYAQYPSFVNDPDPTIWPSATVPTASITPQPYCRSGNTEVAFTTSSSETGRFDINITYGGNTRTLTTDVVAGSSATVIWDGLVNGTRVPAGQTINYNFTNRGAPVNFPLYDAENNEGGFVVRNVRPSAAGADALYWDDTNIAALGTSSLNGTISPAHGWGNGGTGTPGNAATVNTWTYGFVSAANNLTYTTVNVCDNDGDGITDNVDIDDDNDGIPDTVEAMSGTTSVDPSAFADAASPIRYLDVDYVHPIFGAFRDLDNDGVNDIFDTDMDGIPNQFDLDSDNDGLTDSFEAGLTALTWAGTGTATGTTSGYSAALGRFTNTLGTLANAVGTNGLPNAVENRGTVVGNASTGGTETNTVRYTMVDSDADSFTANSQTVSNYNFLDLDSDNDGISDEIEALTTAIYATRKAQANFNTDTDRDGIRDAYDGNATNGNSITTRTDTDNDGTPDMFDTDSDGDNAGKSGQAIYLQTADWTEGFDVDGDGKAGDEIVALARLFSTNNPSKGNYYAISTKGNGYGETTLSAFLQDDNGNGIPNFLEPGSAYYHDDNFNGLVDIYDPAYGGSSSAAPRPAGGTEASFRTNTVQVPLPVELTTFTATAVGQSARLTWATASEKNNAYFIVERAYGGLDFTSIGTVKGAVTTQKAQSYSFTDAGIGAKNLGTIYYRLKQVDTDGTEVLAGPVRTVLFGGVKEVTAALYPNPAVNDTQLDLSSLPAGSYQVSIVDVTGRTLASDTYAGGTQHSFAVRSLKPGSYLVVIRGNNVKITKRLVKN; this is encoded by the coding sequence TTGACCGCTGCTGATAATGACCGGTGCGGCTACCTGGTGCATAACTCCGACTCCGAGTCGGGTGGGGTAGACATATCCTACGGCTTTCTCAAGCCAGCTAGCTGGGTAAGCCCCTTGGGTGCACCCTTCAGCCCGGACTATCGGCTCTTCATTCGTCTGCAGCCTGGCGAGAAGCTGTCGTATGGGGTACAAAGAGCCAACGACGTGAACTTTACCACCAGTAACTATAAGGACCTGGTTTTGACGTTGCGCTATGGCACCGGTGAGGGCACTATTGTTAAGCAGAATACGCTTACGCGCAATGCCACTACCAGCTACTTGCTGAACACAAACCAGCCAGGCGTTATTGATGACTACGCCCAGGCAGCCGCTGGCCCATTGCCCGCTGCCGGTGGGTACGATCCGCTTACATACACCAACAACACTGGTACTGCCCAAGACTTCTTCATTGAGTTTACCCAGGTAGGCGAATTCACTGACGCTGGAAGCCAGCCGGGCTTCAACGACCTCAGAACGAAAAATACGGCTTTTACGAACGGAGCAACGGCTACCGGTAACCGCATCTTCAGCACCTACAATCTGTGGGACTTTACCGTAACGGGCACCGACAACCAGGTTAAGAACGGGCGTCTGTTCAGCAAAGCCTGGTCGTTCTCCTCTTTGGCACCAGCGAACTTACTGTCTAGCAAATTCACGCTCTACCCCCTGGTAGAAAGCCGTGCTACTGCTAACAGCTACTATGTAAAGGCCATTGAGCTGGCGGGCCTGCGCCCCTATGCCTTCTTCTTCGTTACAAATGAGTTTGGCTCCACAGCTGCTACTGGCCGTACTACCGTAGCCGATCGGCGCAAAAGTCAGGTTAATAATACCGCCTACGCACAGTATCCTAGCTTCGTGAACGACCCGGACCCGACCATATGGCCCAGCGCTACCGTTCCTACAGCATCTATCACCCCACAGCCTTACTGCCGCAGTGGCAATACGGAGGTAGCCTTTACCACCTCCTCTTCCGAAACCGGCCGCTTTGATATCAATATCACCTACGGCGGCAACACCCGCACGCTGACGACTGATGTAGTCGCTGGCTCATCGGCTACCGTCATCTGGGACGGCTTGGTAAACGGCACGCGCGTACCAGCAGGTCAGACCATCAACTACAACTTTACAAACCGGGGAGCCCCCGTCAATTTCCCTCTGTACGACGCGGAAAACAACGAGGGCGGCTTTGTGGTCCGTAACGTTCGGCCCTCGGCGGCTGGCGCCGATGCGTTGTACTGGGATGACACTAACATTGCCGCGCTGGGTACCAGTAGTTTGAACGGCACCATTAGCCCGGCACACGGCTGGGGCAACGGTGGCACGGGCACTCCCGGTAACGCTGCAACGGTAAATACGTGGACTTACGGCTTTGTAAGCGCAGCCAACAACCTCACCTACACCACCGTGAACGTCTGCGACAACGACGGTGACGGCATCACGGATAACGTTGATATCGACGACGACAACGACGGTATTCCCGACACTGTAGAAGCTATGTCTGGCACCACTAGCGTTGACCCTAGCGCCTTTGCCGATGCAGCCTCGCCTATTCGCTACCTGGACGTAGACTATGTACACCCAATTTTCGGGGCGTTCAGAGACCTGGACAACGACGGTGTCAACGATATCTTTGATACAGACATGGACGGAATTCCGAACCAGTTTGATCTAGACTCGGATAACGACGGGTTAACGGACTCCTTTGAAGCTGGCCTCACTGCCCTTACCTGGGCTGGTACCGGTACTGCTACTGGCACTACCAGCGGTTACTCAGCCGCACTGGGACGTTTTACAAATACACTGGGCACTCTTGCAAACGCTGTAGGCACCAATGGCTTACCAAACGCGGTTGAGAACCGTGGCACTGTTGTAGGCAACGCCAGCACGGGAGGTACTGAGACCAATACGGTACGTTATACAATGGTTGACAGCGACGCCGACTCCTTCACGGCCAACAGCCAGACGGTATCGAACTACAACTTCCTGGACCTTGATTCAGACAACGACGGTATTTCCGACGAGATAGAAGCTCTGACTACGGCAATTTACGCCACTCGTAAAGCCCAAGCCAATTTCAACACGGACACTGACAGAGACGGTATCCGGGATGCCTACGATGGCAACGCAACCAATGGCAACTCCATTACTACCCGGACCGATACCGATAACGATGGTACGCCCGATATGTTTGATACCGACTCCGACGGCGATAATGCCGGCAAGTCGGGTCAGGCAATCTACTTGCAGACAGCCGACTGGACTGAAGGCTTTGATGTAGACGGCGATGGTAAAGCAGGTGATGAGATTGTAGCTTTGGCTCGTTTGTTCAGCACCAATAACCCCAGCAAAGGAAACTACTATGCCATTTCGACTAAAGGCAACGGCTATGGTGAAACCACCCTCTCAGCCTTCCTGCAGGACGATAACGGCAATGGCATTCCTAATTTCTTAGAGCCGGGCAGCGCTTATTACCACGACGACAACTTCAACGGCTTGGTCGACATATATGATCCGGCTTACGGCGGCAGCTCTTCTGCTGCTCCAAGACCCGCTGGCGGCACGGAAGCCAGCTTCCGGACCAATACGGTACAGGTGCCCCTGCCCGTAGAGCTCACCACCTTCACGGCCACGGCCGTAGGGCAGAGCGCCCGGTTGACTTGGGCTACGGCCTCGGAGAAAAACAACGCGTACTTCATCGTAGAGCGCGCCTATGGCGGCCTGGACTTCACCTCTATTGGAACGGTAAAAGGTGCTGTCACTACCCAGAAAGCCCAAAGCTACAGCTTCACCGACGCCGGCATCGGCGCCAAAAACCTGGGCACGATTTACTACCGCCTCAAGCAGGTCGACACCGACGGCACGGAAGTTCTGGCCGGCCCGGTACGCACTGTACTATTTGGTGGCGTGAAAGAAGTTACGGCCGCGCTGTACCCGAACCCAGCTGTTAATGACACCCAGCTCGACCTGAGCAGCCTGCCCGCCGGCAGCTACCAGGTATCGATTGTGGACGTTACCGGCCGCACGCTGGCTTCGGATACCTACGCGGGTGGCACGCAGCACTCGTTCGCCGTGCGCAGCCTCAAGCCAGGCTCTTACCTGGTTGTGATTCGCGGCAACAACGTGAAAATCACGAAGCGCCTGGTGAAGAACTAA